In Bradyrhizobium sp. 170, the DNA window TCTACGCGCCGTTCGTGCGCGACATCCCGGATCATCCGGCGTTCGTGGAAGGGGGGCGTTCATGGAGCTACCGGCAGTTCTCGGAAGCTGTCGACGCCGTGACGAAGGATCTCGCCGATCTCGGAATCAGGCCCGGCGATCGCGTGATGATTGCGAGCGAGAACAGCGTGGCTCTGGGGGCGATGCTCTTCGCGGCGAGCAAGCTCGATGCATGGGGCATTGCGGTTAATCCCCGCCTCTCGGCCAGGGAGATCGACCTGATCGGGACGCACAGCGGCGCCAGACGCGTGCTGTTCAACGCGGCGCTTTCGAAGGAAGCCGCCGATCACGCCAGCCGCGTCGAAGCTACAATAGACGCTGTGGGACCGTTCGGTGGAATCGGTATTGGTCCTCTCAATGCGGATGCGCAAGCGGAGCCGGTCGAGAAGGATGGCGCCCGCCAGGTCGCGGGCCTTTTGTACACCTCGGGCACGACCGGTGCACCGAAGGGAGTCATGCTGAGCCACCGCAACCTCCTCTTTACCGCAAAGACTTCGGGAATCCTTCGCCAAAGCGGTCCGGCCGACCGCATCTACGGCGTGCTGCCGATGTCCCACATCGTCGGGTACTCGATCCTGCTGATCGCCACGCTGATGCACGGCGGCACATTGTATGTTGTGGCCAAGGCCGATCCCGCTGCGCTGGCCCATGCCATAGCCGAGGAGGGGATTACGAGCCTGTTCGGTGTGCCCGCCACATATCAGCGTCTGCTCGAACACAAGGCCGTCAAGGGCATCGAACGGCTCGAACGGGGCAAGCTGCGGATCATATGCGTCGCCGGCGCTCCGCTCGACCTCGATCTCAAGAAGCGGATCGAGGACGAATTCGGAATCCCGCTGTTGAACAATTACGGCATAACCGAATGCTCGCCGGGCCTGTCGGGTGTCCGTTCAGAACATCCTGTCTCAGACGAGTCGGTCGGCCCCTTTCTTCCCGGTATCGAGCACCGGATCGTGGACAGGCAAGGCAAGAACGTTGCGACCGGTGAAGTGGGCGAACTGCACGTCCGAGGCCCCAACGTGATGCTCGGCTACTATCGCGCTCCCGACCTGACGGCGGCGGCGATCGATGACCATGGATGGTTCAACACAGGGGATCTCGCCCGGGTGAACGGCGAGGGACATCTCTACATCGCTGGCCGCACGAAAGAGCTGATCATCCGCTCCGGCTTCAACGTGTACCCCGCCGAGGTGGAGGCGGTGCTGAATGCGCACGATCAGGTGGTGCAATCGGCCGTGGTCGGACGAACGGTCGATGGCAATGAAGAGGTCGTCGCGTTCGTGCAGCTTCTCCCCGGCGCCAGCGTCAGTGCTGAAGACCTGAAGTCGTACGCGGCCCAACAACTCACTTCATACAAGCGTCCAACTGAATTGATCGTGCTCGACGCGCTGCCCTCGGCCTCCACTGGCAAAATACTCAA includes these proteins:
- a CDS encoding AMP-binding protein, translated to MEVKGRTCRFEGGRAALPKTRREEGGMRSVDDITAAELLDGLPSRVHEVYAPFVRDIPDHPAFVEGGRSWSYRQFSEAVDAVTKDLADLGIRPGDRVMIASENSVALGAMLFAASKLDAWGIAVNPRLSAREIDLIGTHSGARRVLFNAALSKEAADHASRVEATIDAVGPFGGIGIGPLNADAQAEPVEKDGARQVAGLLYTSGTTGAPKGVMLSHRNLLFTAKTSGILRQSGPADRIYGVLPMSHIVGYSILLIATLMHGGTLYVVAKADPAALAHAIAEEGITSLFGVPATYQRLLEHKAVKGIERLERGKLRIICVAGAPLDLDLKKRIEDEFGIPLLNNYGITECSPGLSGVRSEHPVSDESVGPFLPGIEHRIVDRQGKNVATGEVGELHVRGPNVMLGYYRAPDLTAAAIDDHGWFNTGDLARVNGEGHLYIAGRTKELIIRSGFNVYPAEVEAVLNAHDQVVQSAVVGRTVDGNEEVVAFVQLLPGASVSAEDLKSYAAQQLTSYKRPTELIVLDALPSASTGKILKHKLREMAIERAAGKTSDAAVAG